One genomic window of Mus caroli chromosome 12, CAROLI_EIJ_v1.1, whole genome shotgun sequence includes the following:
- the Fam71d gene encoding protein FAM71D isoform X4 produces MMKKNRNKKAMNKQEALFIPHYYKLGHLKNILDGGEYAPYVSPPILESNFIQVNRRGESIYLHNRANWVTVGICSSNPIFKTPNMMLLAHLTPEARKEPDPLFKTLLKSSSSGTLVLTRFIPLQFVTLSVHCAKNMRLKVKLINGRSYYLQLCAPVYKQDIIFSQWVDLIPLLNQEKMKNTKVSEVSSLSELTNSTDITGSMDITDITAFRELQPRHPKTHRYPCNIMESADFSEYTDVTDVTDVTDVTDILDNGVTDVQDIKIVTEVTEVSEVSDVKVATNISGVKIVFENDDIIKTKQEEKEYTLKHRSLRDTKTKSDYRDSPNHVTMSNIALTLQDEGCFQTTLTPVKSKEDIYKEICDEASEENMIRLQNIHLKATESRHMDTHLSSLRMGNEGRHIFVSL; encoded by the exons ATGATGAAGAAGAACAGGAACAAGAAGGCAATGAATAAGCAAGAAGCCCTCTTTATCCCACACTATTACAAACTCGGGCATCTTAAGAACATATTGGATGGAGGAGAGTATGCCCCTTATGTATCTCCTCCTATACTGGAGAGCAATTTTATTCAG GTCAATAGGAGAGGTGAATCTATTTACCTGCATAACCGAGCAAACTGGGTGACCGTAGGCATCTGTTCTTCCAATCCCATCTTCAAGACCCCCAATATGATGCTGTTGGCACATCTGACACCAGAAGCTCGAAAAGAACCAGATCCCCTCTTTAAAACCCTTCTGAAGTCTTCCTCTTCAGGGACTCTGGTGCTCACCAG GTTTATCCCTCTGCAGTTTGTGACTCTCTCTGTGCACTGTGCTAAGAACATGCGTCTCAAGGTGAAGCTGATCAACGGCCGCTCCTACTACTTACAGCTCTGTGCTCCTGTGTATAAACAGGATATCATATTTTCTCAGTGGGTAGACCTCATCCCCCTCCTGAatcaggagaaaatgaaaaataccaAAGTCTCAGAGGTCTCAAGCCTCTCAGAACTCACAAACAGCACAGACATCACGGGCTCGATGGATATCACGGACATCACTGCTTTCAGAGAACTGCAGCCCAGGCACCCGAAAACACACAGATACCCTTGTAACATCATGGAAAGTGCAGACTTCTCAGAATATACAGATGTCACTGATGTCACAGATGTCACTGATGTCACCGATATTCTGGACAATGGGGTCACAGATGTTCAAGATATAAAAATCGTCACAGAAGTCACAGAAGTCTCAGAAGTCTCAGATGTCAAAGTGGCCACAAACATCTCAGGGGTCAAAATAGTATTTGAAAACGATGATATAATAAAGACCAAGCAGGAGGAAAAG GAATATACCCTGAAACATAGGAGTCTACGAGATACAAAAACTAAGAGTGACTACCGAGATTCCCCAAATCATGTCACCATGTCAAACATAGCCCTGACTTTGCAAGATGAAGGGTGTTTTCAGACTACTCTGACTCCTGTAAAAAGCAAGGAAGACATATACAAAGAAATATGTGATGAAGCTTCCGAAGAAAATATGATTCGTCTTCAAAACATACATCTAAAGGCCACGGAATCCAG GCACATGGATACACATCTTTCATCCCTGCGCATGGGAAATGAAGGCAGGCACATCTTTGTGAGTTTGTAG
- the Fam71d gene encoding protein FAM71D isoform X1, translating to MMKKNRNKKAMNKQEALFIPHYYKLGHLKNILDGGEYAPYVSPPILESNFIQVNRRGESIYLHNRANWVTVGICSSNPIFKTPNMMLLAHLTPEARKEPDPLFKTLLKSSSSGTLVLTRFIPLQFVTLSVHCAKNMRLKVKLINGRSYYLQLCAPVYKQDIIFSQWVDLIPLLNQEKMKNTKVSEVSSLSELTNSTDITGSMDITDITAFRELQPRHPKTHRYPCNIMESADFSEYTDVTDVTDVTDVTDILDNGVTDVQDIKIVTEVTEVSEVSDVKVATNISGVKIVFENDDIIKTKQEEKEYTLKHRSLRDTKTKSDYRDSPNHVTMSNIALTLQDEGCFQTTLTPVKSKEDIYKEICDEASEENMIRLQNIHLKATESRSTRTDSDISDGELKLGRYLHKQYSSREQSFTHSLGSLPRGVVFLHLLL from the exons ATGATGAAGAAGAACAGGAACAAGAAGGCAATGAATAAGCAAGAAGCCCTCTTTATCCCACACTATTACAAACTCGGGCATCTTAAGAACATATTGGATGGAGGAGAGTATGCCCCTTATGTATCTCCTCCTATACTGGAGAGCAATTTTATTCAG GTCAATAGGAGAGGTGAATCTATTTACCTGCATAACCGAGCAAACTGGGTGACCGTAGGCATCTGTTCTTCCAATCCCATCTTCAAGACCCCCAATATGATGCTGTTGGCACATCTGACACCAGAAGCTCGAAAAGAACCAGATCCCCTCTTTAAAACCCTTCTGAAGTCTTCCTCTTCAGGGACTCTGGTGCTCACCAG GTTTATCCCTCTGCAGTTTGTGACTCTCTCTGTGCACTGTGCTAAGAACATGCGTCTCAAGGTGAAGCTGATCAACGGCCGCTCCTACTACTTACAGCTCTGTGCTCCTGTGTATAAACAGGATATCATATTTTCTCAGTGGGTAGACCTCATCCCCCTCCTGAatcaggagaaaatgaaaaataccaAAGTCTCAGAGGTCTCAAGCCTCTCAGAACTCACAAACAGCACAGACATCACGGGCTCGATGGATATCACGGACATCACTGCTTTCAGAGAACTGCAGCCCAGGCACCCGAAAACACACAGATACCCTTGTAACATCATGGAAAGTGCAGACTTCTCAGAATATACAGATGTCACTGATGTCACAGATGTCACTGATGTCACCGATATTCTGGACAATGGGGTCACAGATGTTCAAGATATAAAAATCGTCACAGAAGTCACAGAAGTCTCAGAAGTCTCAGATGTCAAAGTGGCCACAAACATCTCAGGGGTCAAAATAGTATTTGAAAACGATGATATAATAAAGACCAAGCAGGAGGAAAAG GAATATACCCTGAAACATAGGAGTCTACGAGATACAAAAACTAAGAGTGACTACCGAGATTCCCCAAATCATGTCACCATGTCAAACATAGCCCTGACTTTGCAAGATGAAGGGTGTTTTCAGACTACTCTGACTCCTGTAAAAAGCAAGGAAGACATATACAAAGAAATATGTGATGAAGCTTCCGAAGAAAATATGATTCGTCTTCAAAACATACATCTAAAGGCCACGGAATCCAG GAGTACAAGAACTGATTCAGACATTTCAG ATGGTGAACTGAAGCTTGGAAGATATTTGCACAAG CAGTACTCCTCTAGAGAACAATCCTTTACCCACTCTCTTGGCTCACTGCCCAGGGGGGTTGTCTTCCTTCACCTGCTGCTCTAA
- the Fam71d gene encoding protein FAM71D isoform X5, with protein MMKKNRNKKAMNKQEALFIPHYYKLGHLKNILDGGEYAPYVSPPILESNFIQVNRRGESIYLHNRANWVTVGICSSNPIFKTPNMMLLAHLTPEARKEPDPLFKTLLKSSSSGTLVLTRFIPLQFVTLSVHCAKNMRLKVKLINGRSYYLQLCAPVYKQDIIFSQWVDLIPLLNQEKMKNTKVSEVSSLSELTNSTDITGSMDITDITAFRELQPRHPKTHRYPCNIMESADFSEYTDVTDVTDVTDVTDILDNGVTDVQDIKIVTEVTEVSEVSDVKVATNISGVKIVFENDDIIKTKQEEKEYTLKHRSLRDTKTKSDYRDSPNHVTMSNIALTLQDEGCFQTTLTPVKSKEDIYKEICDEASEENMIRLQNIHLKATESRLV; from the exons ATGATGAAGAAGAACAGGAACAAGAAGGCAATGAATAAGCAAGAAGCCCTCTTTATCCCACACTATTACAAACTCGGGCATCTTAAGAACATATTGGATGGAGGAGAGTATGCCCCTTATGTATCTCCTCCTATACTGGAGAGCAATTTTATTCAG GTCAATAGGAGAGGTGAATCTATTTACCTGCATAACCGAGCAAACTGGGTGACCGTAGGCATCTGTTCTTCCAATCCCATCTTCAAGACCCCCAATATGATGCTGTTGGCACATCTGACACCAGAAGCTCGAAAAGAACCAGATCCCCTCTTTAAAACCCTTCTGAAGTCTTCCTCTTCAGGGACTCTGGTGCTCACCAG GTTTATCCCTCTGCAGTTTGTGACTCTCTCTGTGCACTGTGCTAAGAACATGCGTCTCAAGGTGAAGCTGATCAACGGCCGCTCCTACTACTTACAGCTCTGTGCTCCTGTGTATAAACAGGATATCATATTTTCTCAGTGGGTAGACCTCATCCCCCTCCTGAatcaggagaaaatgaaaaataccaAAGTCTCAGAGGTCTCAAGCCTCTCAGAACTCACAAACAGCACAGACATCACGGGCTCGATGGATATCACGGACATCACTGCTTTCAGAGAACTGCAGCCCAGGCACCCGAAAACACACAGATACCCTTGTAACATCATGGAAAGTGCAGACTTCTCAGAATATACAGATGTCACTGATGTCACAGATGTCACTGATGTCACCGATATTCTGGACAATGGGGTCACAGATGTTCAAGATATAAAAATCGTCACAGAAGTCACAGAAGTCTCAGAAGTCTCAGATGTCAAAGTGGCCACAAACATCTCAGGGGTCAAAATAGTATTTGAAAACGATGATATAATAAAGACCAAGCAGGAGGAAAAG GAATATACCCTGAAACATAGGAGTCTACGAGATACAAAAACTAAGAGTGACTACCGAGATTCCCCAAATCATGTCACCATGTCAAACATAGCCCTGACTTTGCAAGATGAAGGGTGTTTTCAGACTACTCTGACTCCTGTAAAAAGCAAGGAAGACATATACAAAGAAATATGTGATGAAGCTTCCGAAGAAAATATGATTCGTCTTCAAAACATACATCTAAAGGCCACGGAATCCAG GCTTGTATAG
- the Fam71d gene encoding protein FAM71D isoform X6 — protein MMKKNRNKKAMNKQEALFIPHYYKLGHLKNILDGGEYAPYVSPPILESNFIQVNRRGESIYLHNRANWVTVGICSSNPIFKTPNMMLLAHLTPEARKEPDPLFKTLLKSSSSGTLVLTRFIPLQFVTLSVHCAKNMRLKVKLINGRSYYLQLCAPVYKQDIIFSQWVDLIPLLNQEKMKNTKVSEVSSLSELTNSTDITGSMDITDITAFRELQPRHPKTHRYPCNIMESADFSEYTDVTDVTDVTDVTDILDNGVTDVQDIKIVTEVTEVSEVSDVKVATNISGVKIVFENDDIIKTKQEEKEYTLKHRSLRDTKTKSDYRDSPNHVTMSNIALTLQDEGCFQTTLTPVKSKEDIYKEICDEASEENMIRLQNIHLKATESRW, from the exons ATGATGAAGAAGAACAGGAACAAGAAGGCAATGAATAAGCAAGAAGCCCTCTTTATCCCACACTATTACAAACTCGGGCATCTTAAGAACATATTGGATGGAGGAGAGTATGCCCCTTATGTATCTCCTCCTATACTGGAGAGCAATTTTATTCAG GTCAATAGGAGAGGTGAATCTATTTACCTGCATAACCGAGCAAACTGGGTGACCGTAGGCATCTGTTCTTCCAATCCCATCTTCAAGACCCCCAATATGATGCTGTTGGCACATCTGACACCAGAAGCTCGAAAAGAACCAGATCCCCTCTTTAAAACCCTTCTGAAGTCTTCCTCTTCAGGGACTCTGGTGCTCACCAG GTTTATCCCTCTGCAGTTTGTGACTCTCTCTGTGCACTGTGCTAAGAACATGCGTCTCAAGGTGAAGCTGATCAACGGCCGCTCCTACTACTTACAGCTCTGTGCTCCTGTGTATAAACAGGATATCATATTTTCTCAGTGGGTAGACCTCATCCCCCTCCTGAatcaggagaaaatgaaaaataccaAAGTCTCAGAGGTCTCAAGCCTCTCAGAACTCACAAACAGCACAGACATCACGGGCTCGATGGATATCACGGACATCACTGCTTTCAGAGAACTGCAGCCCAGGCACCCGAAAACACACAGATACCCTTGTAACATCATGGAAAGTGCAGACTTCTCAGAATATACAGATGTCACTGATGTCACAGATGTCACTGATGTCACCGATATTCTGGACAATGGGGTCACAGATGTTCAAGATATAAAAATCGTCACAGAAGTCACAGAAGTCTCAGAAGTCTCAGATGTCAAAGTGGCCACAAACATCTCAGGGGTCAAAATAGTATTTGAAAACGATGATATAATAAAGACCAAGCAGGAGGAAAAG GAATATACCCTGAAACATAGGAGTCTACGAGATACAAAAACTAAGAGTGACTACCGAGATTCCCCAAATCATGTCACCATGTCAAACATAGCCCTGACTTTGCAAGATGAAGGGTGTTTTCAGACTACTCTGACTCCTGTAAAAAGCAAGGAAGACATATACAAAGAAATATGTGATGAAGCTTCCGAAGAAAATATGATTCGTCTTCAAAACATACATCTAAAGGCCACGGAATCCAG ATGGTGA
- the Fam71d gene encoding protein FAM71D isoform X2, producing MMKKNRNKKAMNKQEALFIPHYYKLGHLKNILDGGEYAPYVSPPILESNFIQVNRRGESIYLHNRANWVTVGICSSNPIFKTPNMMLLAHLTPEARKEPDPLFKTLLKSSSSGTLVLTRFIPLQFVTLSVHCAKNMRLKVKLINGRSYYLQLCAPVYKQDIIFSQWVDLIPLLNQEKMKNTKVSEVSSLSELTNSTDITGSMDITDITAFRELQPRHPKTHRYPCNIMESADFSEYTDVTDVTDVTDVTDILDNGVTDVQDIKIVTEVTEVSEVSDVKVATNISGVKIVFENDDIIKTKQEEKEYTLKHRSLRDTKTKSDYRDSPNHVTMSNIALTLQDEGCFQTTLTPVKSKEDIYKEICDEASEENMIRLQNIHLKATESRSTRTDSDISGGMHTSLVKQKRSHWKTLLDGLKISTNY from the exons ATGATGAAGAAGAACAGGAACAAGAAGGCAATGAATAAGCAAGAAGCCCTCTTTATCCCACACTATTACAAACTCGGGCATCTTAAGAACATATTGGATGGAGGAGAGTATGCCCCTTATGTATCTCCTCCTATACTGGAGAGCAATTTTATTCAG GTCAATAGGAGAGGTGAATCTATTTACCTGCATAACCGAGCAAACTGGGTGACCGTAGGCATCTGTTCTTCCAATCCCATCTTCAAGACCCCCAATATGATGCTGTTGGCACATCTGACACCAGAAGCTCGAAAAGAACCAGATCCCCTCTTTAAAACCCTTCTGAAGTCTTCCTCTTCAGGGACTCTGGTGCTCACCAG GTTTATCCCTCTGCAGTTTGTGACTCTCTCTGTGCACTGTGCTAAGAACATGCGTCTCAAGGTGAAGCTGATCAACGGCCGCTCCTACTACTTACAGCTCTGTGCTCCTGTGTATAAACAGGATATCATATTTTCTCAGTGGGTAGACCTCATCCCCCTCCTGAatcaggagaaaatgaaaaataccaAAGTCTCAGAGGTCTCAAGCCTCTCAGAACTCACAAACAGCACAGACATCACGGGCTCGATGGATATCACGGACATCACTGCTTTCAGAGAACTGCAGCCCAGGCACCCGAAAACACACAGATACCCTTGTAACATCATGGAAAGTGCAGACTTCTCAGAATATACAGATGTCACTGATGTCACAGATGTCACTGATGTCACCGATATTCTGGACAATGGGGTCACAGATGTTCAAGATATAAAAATCGTCACAGAAGTCACAGAAGTCTCAGAAGTCTCAGATGTCAAAGTGGCCACAAACATCTCAGGGGTCAAAATAGTATTTGAAAACGATGATATAATAAAGACCAAGCAGGAGGAAAAG GAATATACCCTGAAACATAGGAGTCTACGAGATACAAAAACTAAGAGTGACTACCGAGATTCCCCAAATCATGTCACCATGTCAAACATAGCCCTGACTTTGCAAGATGAAGGGTGTTTTCAGACTACTCTGACTCCTGTAAAAAGCAAGGAAGACATATACAAAGAAATATGTGATGAAGCTTCCGAAGAAAATATGATTCGTCTTCAAAACATACATCTAAAGGCCACGGAATCCAG GAGTACAAGAACTGATTCAGACATTTCAG GGGGAATGCACACAAGTCTAGTAAAACAGAAAAGGTCACATTGGAAAACCCTGTTGGATGGCCTAAAG ATCAGTACAAACtactaa
- the Fam71d gene encoding protein FAM71D isoform X3, whose product MMKKNRNKKAMNKQEALFIPHYYKLGHLKNILDGGEYAPYVSPPILESNFIQVNRRGESIYLHNRANWVTVGICSSNPIFKTPNMMLLAHLTPEARKEPDPLFKTLLKSSSSGTLVLTRFIPLQFVTLSVHCAKNMRLKVKLINGRSYYLQLCAPVYKQDIIFSQWVDLIPLLNQEKMKNTKVSEVSSLSELTNSTDITGSMDITDITAFRELQPRHPKTHRYPCNIMESADFSEYTDVTDVTDVTDVTDILDNGVTDVQDIKIVTEVTEVSEVSDVKVATNISGVKIVFENDDIIKTKQEEKEYTLKHRSLRDTKTKSDYRDSPNHVTMSNIALTLQDEGCFQTTLTPVKSKEDIYKEICDEASEENMIRLQNIHLKATESRSTRTDSDISGLYSFSVFPLISISFPVFTLL is encoded by the exons ATGATGAAGAAGAACAGGAACAAGAAGGCAATGAATAAGCAAGAAGCCCTCTTTATCCCACACTATTACAAACTCGGGCATCTTAAGAACATATTGGATGGAGGAGAGTATGCCCCTTATGTATCTCCTCCTATACTGGAGAGCAATTTTATTCAG GTCAATAGGAGAGGTGAATCTATTTACCTGCATAACCGAGCAAACTGGGTGACCGTAGGCATCTGTTCTTCCAATCCCATCTTCAAGACCCCCAATATGATGCTGTTGGCACATCTGACACCAGAAGCTCGAAAAGAACCAGATCCCCTCTTTAAAACCCTTCTGAAGTCTTCCTCTTCAGGGACTCTGGTGCTCACCAG GTTTATCCCTCTGCAGTTTGTGACTCTCTCTGTGCACTGTGCTAAGAACATGCGTCTCAAGGTGAAGCTGATCAACGGCCGCTCCTACTACTTACAGCTCTGTGCTCCTGTGTATAAACAGGATATCATATTTTCTCAGTGGGTAGACCTCATCCCCCTCCTGAatcaggagaaaatgaaaaataccaAAGTCTCAGAGGTCTCAAGCCTCTCAGAACTCACAAACAGCACAGACATCACGGGCTCGATGGATATCACGGACATCACTGCTTTCAGAGAACTGCAGCCCAGGCACCCGAAAACACACAGATACCCTTGTAACATCATGGAAAGTGCAGACTTCTCAGAATATACAGATGTCACTGATGTCACAGATGTCACTGATGTCACCGATATTCTGGACAATGGGGTCACAGATGTTCAAGATATAAAAATCGTCACAGAAGTCACAGAAGTCTCAGAAGTCTCAGATGTCAAAGTGGCCACAAACATCTCAGGGGTCAAAATAGTATTTGAAAACGATGATATAATAAAGACCAAGCAGGAGGAAAAG GAATATACCCTGAAACATAGGAGTCTACGAGATACAAAAACTAAGAGTGACTACCGAGATTCCCCAAATCATGTCACCATGTCAAACATAGCCCTGACTTTGCAAGATGAAGGGTGTTTTCAGACTACTCTGACTCCTGTAAAAAGCAAGGAAGACATATACAAAGAAATATGTGATGAAGCTTCCGAAGAAAATATGATTCGTCTTCAAAACATACATCTAAAGGCCACGGAATCCAG GAGTACAAGAACTGATTCAGACATTTCAG GCTTGTATAGTTTCTCAGTTTTCCCCCTGATTAGCATTTCTTTCCCCGTCTTCACCCTCCTTTGA